The following coding sequences lie in one Arachis hypogaea cultivar Tifrunner chromosome 9, arahy.Tifrunner.gnm2.J5K5, whole genome shotgun sequence genomic window:
- the LOC112710337 gene encoding uncharacterized protein translates to MTSPSLHRSFLRSTKTLITLSSHRIISFNFSQNPNQQSFYSSRSNSPFESPSRVQKLIASQSDPLLAKEIFECASRHPNFRHSYSTYLILILKLGRSRQFSLVDDLVRRLKSESYPITPTLFSYLIRVYGEADLPDKALKTFYTMLQYGFKPLPKHLNRILAILVSHRNFVRPAFDLFRDAHRHGVSSNTQSYNILMRAFCLNGDVSIAYHLFNKMFKRDIVPDIECYRILMQAMCRKSQVNGAMDLLEDMLNKGFVPDSLTYTTLLNSLCRKKKLREAYKLLCRMKIKGCNPDIVHYNTVILGFCREGRAHDACKVIVDMQNNGCLPNVVSYRTLVGGLCDKGMLDEANNYMKEMLSKGFSPQFAVIHGLVKGFCNVGKIKEACGVLTKSLEHGEASHMDTWAIIIPLICEVDDGVRCRDVLEQVLKIEITSHTRIVDAGIGLENYLIRKIRANPRAS, encoded by the coding sequence ATGACCTCACCGAGTCTGCACAGATCATTTCTCCGCTCCACCAAAACCCTAATCACCCTGTCCTCTCACCGCATCATCTCCTTCAATTTTTCACAAAACCCAAACCAACAATCCTTCTATTCTTCTCGCTCCAATTCCCCATTTGAGTCTCCATCTAGAGTCCAAAAGCTCATAGCTTCCCAATCGGACCCTCTTCTCGCCAAAGAAATCTTCGAATGCGCCTCTCGCCATCCCAACTTTCGCCATTCTTACTCTACCTACCTCATTCTCATCCTCAAATTGGGCCGCTCAAGGCAATTCTCCCTTGTCGATGACCTTGTTCGCCGCCTCAAATCCGAATCCTACCCAATCACTCCTACCCTGTTCTCCTACTTGATCAGAGTCTATGGCGAAGCTGATTTACCCGACAAGGCCCTCAAAACCTTCTACACTATGCTTCAATACGGTTTCAAACCTTTGCCCAAACACCTCAACCGCATTCTTGCGATTCTTGTATCCCACCGCAACTTTGTTCGACCTGCATTCGATCTCTTCAGGGATGCTCATAGGCACGGTGTGTCATCCAATACTCAGTCCTACAATATTCTCATGCGGGCTTTCTGTTTGAATGGAGATGTTAGCATTGCCTACCACCTGTTCAACAAAATGTTTAAGAGAGATATTGTTCCTGATATCGAGTGTTACCGGATTCTGATGCAAGCGATGTGTAGGAAGAGTCAAGTGAATGGAGCTATGGATTTGTTGGAGGATATGTTGAACAAAGGGTTTGTTCCTGATTCTTTGACTTACACCACTTTATTGAACAGTTTGTGTAGGAAGAAGAAGCTTAGAGAAGCTTACAAGCTTCTTTGTAGGATGAAGATCAAAGGGTGCAATCCTGACATAGTTCATTATAATACTGTTATATTGGGGTTCTGCAGGGAAGGGCGCGCCCATGATGCTTGTAAAGTTATTGTTGATATGCAGAACAATGGGTGCTTGCCTAATGTTGTGTCATATCGAACTTTGGTTGGTGGGTTATGTGACAAAGGAATGCTTGATGAGGCAAATAACTATATGAAGGAGATGCTGTCTAAAGGTTTTTCTCCGCAGTTTGCTGTTATTCATGGCTTAGTAAAGGGTTTCTGCAATGTTGGTAAGATTAAGGAAGCTTGTGGAGTTCTAACCAAATCGCTTGAGCATGGGGAAGCTTCTCATATGGATACCTGGGCGATCATAATACCTTTAATATGTGAAGTGGACGATGGTGTGAGGTGCAGAGATGTTTTGGAGCAAGTTCTCAAGATTGAAATAACAAGTCATACTAGAATAGTGGATGCTGGCATTGGTTTGGAGAACTACTTAATTAGGAAGATACGAGCCAATCCAAGAGCATCTTAA